In Xenorhabdus poinarii G6, the following are encoded in one genomic region:
- the infA gene encoding translation initiation factor IF-1: protein MAKEDNSFEMQGTVLETLPNTVFRVELDNGHVVTAHISGKMRKNYIRILTGDKVTVELTTYDPEKGRITFRSR, encoded by the coding sequence ATGGCCAAAGAAGACAATAGTTTTGAAATGCAAGGTACTGTGTTAGAAACACTACCAAATACCGTGTTTCGCGTTGAATTAGACAACGGGCACGTTGTCACTGCTCATATTTCGGGAAAAATGCGTAAAAACTATATCCGCATCCTGACTGGAGACAAGGTTACAGTTGAGCTAACTACATATGATCCGGAAAAAGGGCGTATCACTTTCCGTAGCCGCTGA
- the cydC gene encoding heme ABC transporter ATP-binding protein/permease CydC has protein sequence MRVLLPFLTLYRRHWLLISLGMILAMVTLLASIGLLTLSGWFLAGTALAGFAGLYTFNYMLPAAGVRGAAIFRTAGRYSERLVSHDATFRVLAHLRVFAFQKILPLSPGGIARFRQGELLNRLVADVETLDHLYLRVISPVLAALVVILILTFGLGILDITLAYTIGGIMLGLLLILPVGFYHAGKSCGREITHQRGLYRTLLISALQGQAELSVFGALKRFRQSLTDVENNWLTKQQKQAGLTGLAQAIMIFSTGITVTLVLWLSTAGIGENSQAGAFIALFTFCVLAAFEALGPVTVAFQHMGQVISSATRVSQLMYQKPEIVFPSYGVEAHNELSLEIKNVDFTYPGQPLPVLKNISLSLAPGEHIALLGKTGCGKSTLLQLLTRAWDINSGEIQLNQHLISYYDEATLRSMMSVVPQRIHVFSHTLRENLLLAKPNANDDELITLLQLVGLEYLLDTDEKLNCWLGEGGRQLSGGEQRRLGIARALLHDAPLMLLDEPTEGLDADTEQQILLLLRRHCQHKALIIVTHRLTGLQHMDRICVMDGGCIIEQGKHSALLALQGRYYQFYQRQQFSLLPEYPEHR, from the coding sequence ATGCGTGTATTACTCCCATTCCTCACACTCTATCGCCGCCATTGGTTGCTCATTAGCTTAGGCATGATATTAGCGATGGTCACGTTGCTGGCCAGTATCGGGTTGTTAACATTGTCCGGTTGGTTTCTTGCTGGCACAGCGCTGGCCGGATTTGCAGGATTATATACGTTCAACTATATGCTACCTGCCGCTGGCGTGCGTGGCGCAGCTATTTTTCGGACCGCTGGCCGTTATAGTGAACGGCTTGTCAGCCACGATGCCACATTCCGTGTATTAGCGCACTTACGCGTTTTTGCTTTTCAAAAAATACTGCCTCTTTCTCCCGGTGGTATAGCCCGCTTTCGTCAGGGGGAATTGTTAAACCGGCTTGTTGCCGATGTCGAAACACTGGATCACCTGTATCTGCGTGTTATTTCTCCTGTCCTTGCGGCATTGGTCGTCATTTTAATACTGACATTTGGCTTAGGGATTCTTGATATTACCCTCGCCTACACCATTGGCGGTATTATGCTGGGGCTATTGCTGATATTACCTGTCGGGTTTTACCACGCAGGAAAATCTTGCGGCAGAGAGATTACCCACCAACGTGGTCTGTACCGTACACTACTTATCAGTGCGTTACAGGGGCAAGCTGAACTGAGCGTATTCGGTGCCCTTAAACGTTTTCGCCAATCCCTGACCGACGTTGAAAATAATTGGTTAACAAAACAACAAAAACAAGCCGGTTTAACCGGGCTTGCACAAGCCATCATGATTTTTTCCACTGGCATCACCGTGACGTTGGTTCTTTGGTTATCTACAGCAGGCATAGGCGAAAATAGTCAGGCTGGCGCATTCATTGCGTTGTTTACATTCTGTGTCCTTGCCGCATTCGAAGCACTTGGACCGGTTACCGTTGCATTTCAGCATATGGGGCAAGTCATTTCTTCTGCGACCCGTGTTTCTCAGTTGATGTATCAAAAACCGGAAATTGTTTTCCCTTCATATGGGGTTGAGGCACATAATGAACTCAGCCTTGAGATAAAAAATGTTGATTTTACCTATCCTGGTCAACCCTTACCTGTATTGAAAAATATTTCTCTCTCCCTGGCGCCAGGCGAACATATTGCTTTATTGGGAAAAACAGGATGTGGAAAATCAACCCTCTTACAATTATTGACCCGTGCATGGGATATCAATAGTGGTGAAATTCAACTTAATCAACACCTTATCTCTTACTATGATGAGGCAACGCTGCGATCAATGATGTCCGTTGTTCCCCAACGAATACATGTATTTAGCCACACTTTGCGAGAAAATCTTTTATTGGCAAAACCAAATGCTAATGACGATGAATTAATCACCCTATTACAGCTCGTTGGTTTAGAATACCTGCTCGACACGGATGAAAAACTCAACTGTTGGTTAGGCGAAGGCGGGCGTCAGCTTTCTGGAGGAGAACAGCGTCGTTTGGGAATAGCCAGAGCATTGTTACACGACGCTCCTTTGATGCTTCTGGATGAGCCAACTGAAGGGCTGGATGCAGATACAGAACAACAGATTTTGTTGCTGTTACGCCGTCACTGCCAGCACAAGGCACTGATTATTGTGACCCATCGGCTCACCGGATTACAACATATGGATCGAATCTGCGTGATGGATGGAGGGTGTATTATTGAGCAAGGCAAACACAGTGCGCTACTGGCTCTGCAAGGCCGTTATTATCAGTTTTACCAGCGGCAACAATTTTCTCTGTTACCGGAATATCCAGAACACAGGTGA
- the aat gene encoding leucyl/phenylalanyl-tRNA--protein transferase — MPIAQLDNSYTFPHPTNALTEPNGLLAFGGDLSAERLRVAYHEGIFPWYSPHEPPLWWSPDPRAVLIPGELHTGRTLRRFIRKHTYQITVNCAFDEVIYHCAQRQEGTWIGADIQKSYQSLHDEGLAHSVEVWYNHQLVGGLYGVSVGTLFCGESMFSKMLNASKCAFVAFYHHFLRHGGQLFDCQVLNHHTESLGAKNIPREIFLQYLYQLRKQSLQSGCWLVQRLDL; from the coding sequence ATGCCAATAGCTCAACTGGATAACTCATATACCTTCCCCCACCCAACAAATGCGTTAACTGAACCTAATGGTTTACTGGCGTTTGGTGGAGATCTGAGTGCAGAACGTTTACGAGTAGCGTATCATGAGGGGATTTTTCCGTGGTATTCACCTCATGAACCTCCTTTGTGGTGGTCTCCCGATCCCCGGGCGGTACTGATCCCTGGAGAATTACATACTGGCCGAACACTGCGTCGTTTTATTCGCAAACATACTTACCAAATTACGGTAAACTGTGCTTTCGATGAAGTGATATACCATTGTGCCCAACGGCAAGAAGGCACCTGGATTGGGGCAGACATTCAAAAAAGTTATCAATCCTTACATGATGAAGGCTTAGCACATTCGGTCGAAGTCTGGTATAACCATCAGCTTGTAGGGGGATTATATGGTGTAAGTGTCGGTACACTATTTTGTGGTGAGTCAATGTTTAGCAAAATGCTAAATGCCTCCAAATGTGCTTTTGTCGCATTTTATCACCATTTTTTGCGTCATGGTGGCCAATTGTTTGACTGTCAGGTATTAAATCACCATACAGAATCATTGGGCGCTAAAAATATTCCAAGAGAAATATTTCTCCAGTATCTTTATCAATTAAGAAAGCAATCATTGCAATCAGGTTGCTGGTTAGTACAAAGATTGGATTTATAA